From a region of the Streptococcus ruminantium genome:
- a CDS encoding YitT family protein: MKERIKDFTYVTLGSIVMAIGFNSFFLGNNIVSGGVGGLAIALNALLGWNPSDFVLYCNIPLLVICWFFLGKSVFVKTVYGAVVYPLCIKLTASLPKLTENPLLAAIFGGIIIGFGLGLVFLGNSSTGGTGILIQFLHKYTPLSLGMTMAIIDGIIVGLGFIAFDPDTVMYSVIALMTITYIVNRMISGTESLRNVMIISQNYPQIKEYITKVADRGVTEFPVLGGFTGVDKRMLMTTISIPEMQKLESAILGIDETAFMVVMPASQVHGRGFSLQKDHKHYDEDILIPM, from the coding sequence ATGAAAGAACGTATAAAGGATTTTACTTATGTGACACTGGGTTCTATCGTTATGGCGATTGGATTCAACAGTTTTTTTCTAGGAAATAATATTGTATCAGGAGGAGTTGGAGGATTGGCAATAGCTCTTAATGCTCTTTTGGGCTGGAACCCTTCCGATTTTGTTCTCTATTGCAATATCCCCCTATTAGTTATTTGCTGGTTCTTCTTAGGAAAATCTGTATTTGTCAAAACTGTTTACGGTGCTGTTGTCTACCCACTTTGCATCAAGTTGACAGCTAGTTTACCGAAATTGACAGAAAATCCTCTTCTTGCTGCTATTTTCGGTGGTATTATCATTGGCTTTGGACTCGGATTGGTTTTCCTTGGAAACTCTTCAACTGGAGGAACTGGAATTCTCATTCAATTTCTCCATAAGTATACTCCCCTTTCGCTTGGAATGACCATGGCAATCATTGACGGTATAATCGTCGGTCTTGGGTTTATTGCTTTTGATCCCGATACTGTCATGTACTCAGTCATTGCCCTTATGACCATTACCTATATTGTCAATCGCATGATATCAGGAACAGAGTCGTTACGAAATGTCATGATTATCTCTCAAAATTATCCGCAGATCAAAGAATATATCACAAAAGTAGCTGATCGTGGCGTGACGGAGTTTCCTGTTCTCGGAGGATTTACAGGAGTTGACAAGCGCATGCTCATGACAACGATCTCTATTCCCGAAATGCAGAAACTTGAATCCGCTATTTTAGGTATTGATGAAACAGCCTTTATGGTAGTTATGCCTGCCAGTCAAGTTCATGGTCGTGGTTTCAGTCTCCAAAAAGATCACAAACATTATGATGAAGATATCTTGATCCCAATGTAA